A window of Pedococcus aerophilus contains these coding sequences:
- a CDS encoding TetR/AcrR family transcriptional regulator → MPVATPGAVSPDTSPPRRTARREATRARLLAAAETVFAERGFHGSSVEDLCDRAEFTRGAFYSNFGSKDELVLELYAAHAAALRRRIAEVAEEPGLSLEEVLDRVFDVWTAEPEARRRWHLLTSEFALHALRDDDARRAWAAAQEAIREELTQLVDRIAAARGLRTSVPTADLVRVISTVFQGGLGQHLLDPTHVQAGSLERTFVPLLVRAATDVDEAPEVSSS, encoded by the coding sequence ATGCCCGTCGCCACCCCCGGGGCCGTGAGCCCCGACACGTCGCCCCCGCGCCGCACCGCCCGCCGGGAGGCCACCCGCGCCCGCCTGCTCGCCGCCGCCGAGACCGTGTTCGCCGAACGCGGGTTCCACGGCTCCAGCGTCGAGGACCTCTGCGATCGCGCCGAGTTCACCCGCGGGGCGTTCTACTCCAACTTCGGCTCCAAGGACGAGCTCGTCCTCGAGCTGTATGCCGCTCACGCGGCCGCGCTGCGCCGCCGGATCGCCGAGGTGGCCGAGGAGCCCGGACTCTCGCTCGAGGAGGTGCTCGACCGGGTGTTCGACGTCTGGACCGCCGAGCCCGAGGCCCGACGTCGGTGGCACCTGCTCACCAGCGAGTTCGCCCTGCACGCGCTGCGGGACGACGACGCGCGACGTGCCTGGGCAGCGGCCCAGGAGGCCATCCGGGAGGAGCTCACCCAGCTGGTCGACCGGATCGCCGCGGCCCGGGGGCTGCGGACGTCGGTCCCCACGGCTGACCTGGTCCGCGTGATCAGCACCGTCTTCCAGGGAGGTCTGGGCCAGCACCTGCTGGACCCCACGCACGTCCAGGCGGGTTCGCTCGAGCGCACCTTCGTGCCCCTGCTCGTCCGGGCGGCCACCGACGTCGACGAGGCGCCGGAGGTGTCGTCGAGCTGA
- a CDS encoding PLP-dependent cysteine synthase family protein, which yields MDARTDPAPPIVDVPAATPTDRAWLDEAVRRIQADANRSADTHLVQIPVPGLPEVDVYLKDESTHPTGSLKHRLARSLFLYALCNGELREGTTVIEASSGSTAVSEAYFARMLELPFIAVMARTTSAEKIALIEREGGQCHLVDDAGEVYDVARKLAVERAGHYLDQFTYAERATDWRGNNNIAESVFEQMALERHPVPHWVVVGAGTGGTSATIGRYVRYRGLASKVCVVDPERSAFLPAFRGDDAGVAAACGSRIEGIGRPRVEPSFVPTVVDRMMLVPDAASVAAMRFLNDRTGRRAGASTGTNLYGVLRLGCELTARGESGSIVSLLCDGAERYAATYDDDAWLASRGLDLAPYTAVLQRAWDDGVWTG from the coding sequence ATGGACGCCCGTACCGATCCCGCGCCCCCGATCGTCGACGTACCGGCTGCCACCCCGACGGACCGGGCCTGGCTGGACGAGGCGGTCCGGCGGATCCAAGCCGACGCGAACCGCAGCGCCGACACCCACCTCGTGCAGATCCCGGTACCCGGCCTGCCCGAGGTCGACGTCTACCTCAAGGACGAGTCGACGCACCCCACGGGAAGCCTCAAGCACCGGCTCGCCCGGTCGCTGTTCCTCTACGCCCTGTGCAACGGCGAGCTCCGCGAGGGCACCACTGTCATCGAGGCGTCGAGCGGATCGACAGCGGTGAGCGAGGCGTACTTCGCACGGATGCTGGAGCTTCCGTTCATCGCGGTCATGGCACGCACCACCAGCGCCGAGAAGATCGCCCTCATCGAGCGCGAGGGCGGGCAGTGCCACCTCGTCGACGATGCCGGCGAGGTGTACGACGTGGCCCGCAAGCTCGCTGTCGAGCGCGCAGGCCACTACCTCGACCAGTTCACGTACGCCGAGCGCGCGACCGACTGGCGGGGCAACAACAACATCGCCGAGTCGGTGTTCGAGCAGATGGCGCTGGAGCGGCATCCGGTCCCCCACTGGGTCGTCGTCGGCGCCGGGACCGGCGGGACGAGCGCGACGATCGGGCGCTACGTCCGCTACCGCGGCCTCGCCAGCAAGGTCTGCGTGGTCGACCCCGAGCGCTCGGCGTTCCTGCCCGCCTTCCGCGGCGACGACGCCGGGGTCGCCGCGGCCTGCGGTTCACGGATCGAGGGCATCGGGCGCCCTCGCGTCGAGCCCAGCTTCGTACCGACCGTCGTCGACCGGATGATGCTCGTACCGGACGCCGCGTCGGTGGCGGCGATGCGCTTCCTCAACGACCGCACCGGCCGTCGCGCGGGAGCCTCGACGGGCACCAACCTCTACGGAGTGCTCCGGCTCGGCTGCGAGCTCACGGCGCGGGGTGAGAGCGGCAGCATCGTCTCGCTGCTGTGCGACGGCGCAGAGCGGTATGCCGCGACGTACGACGACGACGCATGGCTCGCCTCCCGGGGCCTGGACCTCGCGCCGTACACCGCTGTCCTGCAACGCGCCTGGGACGACGGGGTCTGGACCGGCTGA
- a CDS encoding sialidase family protein, protein MTQTIVGIGTRKGLWFARSEDRRTWQVDGPHFLMSEVLSLLFDTRRETARIVVGFRSSHWGPSLQHSDDLGATWVEHPEGSIRFPEDTDTALKATWQLVADPHDPQVVWAGTEPQGLWRSADGGETFELNRGLWDHPHRPEWGEGFGGGAIHTVLPSPADADSMLVAMSTGGVYNTRDGGRSWTPGNTGIHAYFQPHDEWPEFGQCVHKVARDSATPTRLYAQNHKGVYRSDDDGVTWTSIEAGLPTNFGMTAVTHPSRGDTLWLVPIASDGERIPPAATLQLQRTDDAGATWHTQNAGLPKPSYTNVLRDAAGVDTADEPGLYVGTRNGEVYATTDGGESFTRIVEQLPDVLCVRAVTLP, encoded by the coding sequence ATGACACAGACGATCGTGGGCATCGGAACGCGCAAGGGGCTGTGGTTCGCCCGCAGCGAGGACCGTCGGACCTGGCAGGTCGACGGCCCCCACTTCCTCATGAGCGAGGTGCTCTCGCTCCTGTTCGACACCCGGCGCGAGACCGCGCGGATCGTCGTGGGGTTTCGCTCCTCGCACTGGGGCCCGTCGCTCCAGCACTCCGACGACCTGGGGGCCACGTGGGTCGAGCACCCCGAGGGATCGATCCGGTTCCCGGAGGACACGGACACTGCGCTCAAGGCCACCTGGCAGCTCGTCGCCGACCCGCACGACCCGCAGGTCGTCTGGGCCGGCACCGAGCCGCAGGGGCTGTGGCGCAGTGCCGACGGCGGTGAGACCTTCGAGCTCAACCGTGGCCTGTGGGACCACCCGCACCGACCCGAGTGGGGCGAGGGCTTCGGGGGCGGCGCGATCCACACGGTGCTCCCCAGCCCGGCCGACGCCGACTCGATGCTCGTCGCGATGAGCACCGGCGGCGTCTACAACACCCGGGACGGCGGACGGTCCTGGACCCCGGGCAACACCGGGATCCACGCCTACTTCCAGCCGCACGACGAGTGGCCCGAGTTCGGGCAGTGCGTCCACAAGGTGGCCCGCGACAGCGCCACCCCGACCCGTCTCTACGCGCAGAACCACAAAGGCGTCTACCGGTCCGACGACGACGGCGTCACCTGGACCTCGATCGAGGCCGGTCTGCCGACCAACTTCGGCATGACGGCGGTGACCCACCCCAGCCGTGGCGACACCCTGTGGCTGGTGCCGATCGCCTCCGACGGCGAGCGGATCCCACCCGCGGCGACCCTGCAGCTCCAACGCACCGACGACGCCGGGGCGACGTGGCACACCCAGAACGCCGGGTTGCCGAAACCCAGCTACACCAACGTTCTTCGCGATGCCGCAGGGGTGGACACCGCCGACGAGCCGGGCCTCTACGTCGGCACACGCAACGGAGAGGTCTACGCCACGACGGACGGCGGCGAGTCCTTCACCCGGATCGTCGAGCAGCTCCCCGACGTCCTGTGCGTGCGGGCGGTGACTCTCCCGTGA
- a CDS encoding YhgE/Pip domain-containing protein, with protein MTALRLALTELRRVTAGRLPRAALATLVLVPTLYGGLYLYANKDPYGNLDRVPAAVVVEDAGTTLANGERLEVGDQVATSLVDSRSFDWHRVTQAAARTGVEGGEYDFAVIVPKEFSADLASSAEFTPRQAKLQVVTNDANNYLARTIANQVAAQVTKSVASQVSSTAANQLLTGFTTIHGKVADAVDGAGTLASGLADADRGARELATGAGSLRAGQEKLLGGTRELSSGATEAASGAERLATGAGALGSGLATLDSRTSTLPADTRRLAEGAQQVADGNARVAEAGRQVAAASKDLASTLTSAQGDLADRLREAGFTDDQVQQVLAAATRASGPIEDANARVQTASGQLDRLSSGAAQVATGADRLAAAAGPLQTGIHRAATGSATLSTGADDLASGNRALAAGATKLVAGQEQALSGASRLGTGANKLADGLDQLSTGAASLRDGLAKGLKSIPDPSADQRKAVAQTLGNPVGVQANSLASAASYGAGLAPFFLSLSLWIGAYVLFLLLKPLSSRALATGQPSWRTALGGWLAPALLGLVQAVLVFAIVTRGVGIDVARPLALIGYLVAVSATFVMVLHALAARFGAPGKFLGLVLMVVQLVSAGGTFPWQTLPEPLHPLHHVLPMSYAVDGVRRLMYGGSLAPLALDLAVLLAWFVAAFAVATWAAHRAGRWSALRIKPELAI; from the coding sequence ATGACCGCGCTGCGCCTGGCGCTCACCGAGCTGCGCCGGGTCACCGCGGGTCGGCTGCCGAGGGCGGCCCTCGCGACCCTCGTCCTCGTGCCGACGCTCTATGGCGGCCTCTACCTCTACGCCAACAAGGATCCCTACGGGAACCTCGACCGCGTCCCCGCCGCAGTCGTCGTCGAGGACGCCGGCACGACCCTCGCCAACGGCGAGCGCCTCGAGGTCGGCGACCAGGTCGCCACCTCCCTGGTCGACTCACGGAGCTTCGACTGGCACCGTGTCACGCAGGCCGCGGCGAGGACCGGCGTCGAGGGCGGGGAGTACGACTTCGCGGTCATCGTCCCGAAGGAGTTCTCGGCCGATCTCGCCTCGAGCGCAGAGTTCACGCCCCGTCAGGCGAAGCTCCAGGTCGTGACGAACGACGCCAACAACTACCTCGCCCGGACCATCGCCAACCAGGTGGCCGCCCAGGTCACGAAAAGTGTTGCGTCGCAGGTGAGCTCGACCGCGGCCAACCAGCTGCTCACCGGGTTCACGACGATTCACGGCAAGGTTGCCGACGCCGTCGACGGTGCCGGCACACTTGCGTCCGGCCTCGCGGACGCCGACAGGGGCGCGCGTGAGCTCGCCACCGGGGCCGGCAGTCTGCGAGCCGGGCAGGAGAAGCTCCTCGGTGGAACGCGGGAGCTGTCGTCGGGGGCGACCGAGGCGGCGTCCGGGGCGGAGCGCCTCGCGACCGGGGCAGGCGCCCTGGGGTCGGGGTTGGCCACCCTCGACAGCCGCACCAGCACCCTCCCGGCCGACACGCGCAGGCTCGCCGAGGGCGCCCAACAGGTGGCCGACGGCAACGCCCGGGTGGCTGAAGCCGGAAGGCAGGTGGCTGCAGCCTCCAAGGACCTCGCCAGCACCCTCACCTCGGCCCAGGGCGACCTCGCCGACAGGTTGCGGGAAGCGGGCTTCACCGACGACCAGGTGCAGCAGGTCCTCGCGGCCGCCACGCGGGCCAGTGGTCCGATCGAGGATGCGAACGCCCGCGTCCAGACCGCGTCGGGTCAACTCGACCGGCTCTCGAGCGGGGCCGCACAGGTCGCGACCGGTGCGGACCGGCTGGCGGCGGCGGCAGGTCCGCTGCAGACCGGCATCCACCGGGCGGCCACCGGGAGCGCCACACTCTCCACGGGGGCCGATGACCTCGCGAGCGGCAACCGGGCGCTGGCTGCAGGCGCCACGAAGCTGGTCGCCGGACAGGAGCAGGCGCTGTCCGGTGCGAGCCGGCTCGGGACCGGTGCGAACAAGCTCGCAGACGGACTCGACCAGCTCTCGACCGGGGCCGCGTCCCTGCGTGACGGGCTGGCCAAGGGCCTGAAGTCAATCCCTGACCCGAGTGCGGACCAGCGCAAGGCCGTGGCGCAGACGCTCGGCAATCCTGTTGGCGTGCAGGCGAACTCACTCGCCTCCGCCGCCAGCTACGGCGCCGGTCTCGCTCCGTTCTTCCTCAGCCTGTCGCTGTGGATCGGCGCCTACGTCCTCTTCCTCCTGCTCAAGCCCCTCTCGTCGAGGGCCCTCGCGACAGGGCAACCGAGCTGGCGCACGGCCCTGGGTGGATGGCTGGCACCGGCTCTGCTCGGGCTGGTGCAGGCAGTCCTCGTCTTCGCGATCGTCACCCGGGGTGTCGGCATCGACGTGGCGCGACCCCTCGCCTTGATCGGGTATCTGGTCGCCGTGTCGGCCACGTTCGTCATGGTGCTGCACGCCCTCGCAGCGCGGTTCGGTGCGCCGGGCAAGTTCCTCGGGCTGGTGCTCATGGTGGTGCAGCTGGTCAGTGCCGGCGGGACGTTCCCGTGGCAGACCCTGCCCGAGCCGTTGCACCCGCTGCACCACGTGCTGCCGATGAGCTACGCCGTCGACGGCGTGCGTCGACTCATGTACGGGGGATCGCTCGCGCCCCTCGCCCTGGACCTCGCGGTCCTGCTCGCGTGGTTCGTCGCAGCCTTCGCCGTGGCCACCTGGGCGGCGCACAGGGCCGGTCGGTGGTCGGCCCTGCGCATCAAGCCCGAGCTCGCGATCTAG
- a CDS encoding histidine phosphatase family protein, with protein sequence MTLASDDKVLILFRHAKAEEGFGKPDHDRELTDRGRRDARTAGAWLHEHGLGPELVLCSTSVRTRQTWEAAEEGGACGETVEYDDTVYAGGSESVLRVVRESAGEAQVVLVVGHNPTMAALASGLAEGNGSLQAHDCLAAGFPTSTVAVLRYAGPWSGLGFGTAELDRCHVARG encoded by the coding sequence ATGACCCTGGCCAGCGATGACAAGGTCCTGATCCTGTTCCGTCACGCGAAGGCGGAGGAGGGGTTCGGCAAGCCCGACCACGACCGCGAGCTCACCGACCGGGGCCGCCGCGACGCCCGCACGGCGGGGGCCTGGCTGCACGAGCACGGCCTGGGCCCCGAGCTGGTCCTGTGCTCCACCTCGGTCCGCACGCGCCAGACCTGGGAGGCGGCGGAGGAGGGCGGTGCCTGCGGCGAGACCGTCGAGTACGACGACACCGTCTACGCAGGTGGCTCCGAGTCGGTCCTGCGCGTCGTGCGCGAGTCCGCGGGCGAGGCCCAGGTGGTCCTCGTCGTCGGCCACAACCCGACCATGGCGGCGCTCGCGAGCGGGCTTGCCGAAGGCAACGGCTCGCTGCAGGCGCACGACTGCCTCGCGGCCGGCTTCCCGACCTCGACGGTGGCGGTGCTGCGGTACGCCGGTCCCTGGTCGGGCCTGGGCTTCGGGACCGCCGAGCTCGACCGGTGCCACGTCGCGCGGGGATGA
- a CDS encoding MoaD/ThiS family protein translates to MTARVVLPGLLRDLADGAAELPVELGAPAPLSQVLDAAFEPWPILASRIRDERGEIRRHVNVFVDGEDAKRADGVRTEVGPQATIHVINAVSGG, encoded by the coding sequence GTGACCGCGCGGGTCGTCCTGCCCGGCTTGCTGCGCGACCTCGCCGACGGTGCCGCAGAGCTGCCGGTCGAGCTCGGGGCGCCGGCACCGTTGTCCCAGGTCCTCGACGCCGCCTTCGAGCCATGGCCCATCCTCGCCTCGAGGATCCGGGACGAGCGCGGCGAGATCCGCCGCCACGTCAACGTGTTCGTCGACGGCGAGGACGCCAAGCGGGCCGACGGCGTCCGCACCGAGGTCGGCCCGCAGGCCACCATCCACGTGATCAACGCCGTCTCCGGGGGCTGA